The following is a genomic window from Petrotoga sp. 9PWA.NaAc.5.4.
ATGGTCCGATATATGCGTTATTAATTGTCGTATTTTCACCTATTATAGCTGGTCCCCTAACTACCGAATTTATAATTTTAGTATTTTTTCCAATTTTTACTTTACCTTGAACTAAAGAATCTTGCCTTACATCTCCTTCGATCGATATATCTCTCAACTCACCCAATATGGTTCTATTTGCTTCGATAAGATCTTCAGGTTTTCCTGTATCTTTCCACCATCCATCTATTATATAGGCACCAACATTTTTTGAGTTTTCTATAAGCCATTGAATAGCGTCTGTAATTTCAAGTTCCCCTCTCCAGGAAGGAGAAATATTGTCTATAGCTTCAAATATTTTAGGAGTAAATATATACACACCAATTATGGCAAGATTAGATGGAGCATCTTTCGGTTTTTCAATAACTTTTACAACTTTTGAATCTTCAATTACAGCAATCCCAAAGTTTGAGGGATTGTCAATTGGAGTTAACAAAATATAAGATTCAAAACTTCCTTGCTTAAATTTCTCTATGAATTTTTTGAGGTCAAAATTTATTAAGTTGTCTCCTAAGTACATTACAAAATTGTCTGAATCGATAAAACTTTGAGAAACTTTTACAGCATGTGCAAGCCCTTGAGGGTGTTCTTGAATTATATAAGTTATTTTTAAATCAAATTTACTTCCATCGCCTAAAACTTTTTGAAAATCTTCTATATTTTCGGGACTCACTACTAATCCTATGTCTATTATTCCAGCTTCTTTTATTTTCTCTAAACTGTACATGATAGTAGGCTTGTTTGCAATAGGTATTAAAGGTTTTGCGTTTGTAAAAGTTAAAGGTCTTAATCGTGTTCCCTTACCTGCACATAGTATTAATGCTTTCATCGACATATTCCTCCTTTTAATGTTATTCATCGATATAGTTGATCGTTGTTAAATCAACTTTTGAATCTTCTATGTAATCTTTAAAAAATTTTTCCAAACTGATTAAGTCTTCTTCTGTAATAATTTTATTGACTTTATCTATAAAAGCCTTCAAATTATTTTTATTGAAAAAATTGTTAGTTGTTTTAGCAATATAAATTCTATCGTTTTTTGTTCTTTCAAAATTTTCATCTTGAAGGAAAAGTTCTTCGTAAAGTTTTTCACCGGGTCTAATACCTGTATAAACAATTTTTATATCTTGATTCGGAATATATCCAGAAAGCCTTATTAAATCTCTTGCCAATTGATCAATATTTACTGGCTCTCCCATATCCAGTACGAATATTTCTGATTTTCGAGCAAATTCTCCGCATTGTAAAACCAGGGATACTGCTTCTGGTATAGTCATAAAATATCTCTTCATCTTTGGATGAGTTACAGTAACAGGACCTCCCTTTTTAATTTGCTCTTTAAATATTGGAATCACACTTCCTCTACTTCCTAAAACATTTCCAAATCTCACAATACCGTATTTCGTTTTAAAAGATTCTGACAAAGATTTTATAACCATTTCTCCCAATCTTTTTGAAGCACCCATGACAGAAGTTGGTTTAATTGCTTTATCTGTTGAAATAAACACAAACCTTTCAACTCCAAATTCCCCCGCAAGTTTAGCTGTATAATAAGTACCGAGAGTGTTAACTTTCAAAGCTTCAGTAGGATTCTTCTGCATTAATGGGACATGTTTATGTGCCGCAGCGTGAAAAACAACATCGAATTTATGTTTCGAGAAAAGGTGCCTCATTCTATTCTCATCAGAAACATCTGCTATTATTTCTTCTATCTTTGCATTGGGGAATTTGTCTTCCAACTCATTTTTTATTTGAAAAATGCTGTTTTCACCTTTTCCAAGTAAAAACAGTATTTCTGGATTCATGGGCAGTACCTGCCTACAAATTTCTGATCCAATACTTCCTCCAGCACCTGTTACTAAGATCTTTTTCCCTTTAACATAGTTTTTGATCTCGTCTAAATTTACTTTAACTTCTTTTCTTCCTAACAAATCTGATATATCTACGTCTCTTAAAAATCCCAGTGAAAGTTTGTTGTCCAATATTTCTAAAATACCAGGTAAAGTTTTTATCCTTACTTTTGTTGTATCAATATGGTTTATTATTGTTTTTATTTGGTCAGATGAAGCACTTGGAATAGCTATAACAACTTCTTTAATATTATAATCTTCAACAAATTCCATAACTTCATTTGTTTTTCCTAAAACTGGATAACCACGTATGTTTCTTCCAATTTTTTCTATATCGTCATCCAAAAATCCAACTACGAATCCTTCTTCAGGATGTCTTTCATATTCTTCTAATAATTCTGTACCAGCATCACCGGCTCCAATTATCAAAATATTTTTGCTACTTTGAAGATGTTTTGTGTTTTTTCTGTAATTTTTTGAAAACCAATATACCCTACTTGCAGAAACAAGAACTAAACCTACAATAGATGCGGTTGCTGCAACACTAAAAGGTAATACAAAAAAATTTGTAACATATCTTCTCAGTACCTCAAACATAAAAATGTTTATTAAAAAACCAATTAAAGTACTCTGAAATAAAGGTTTTAGTTCATTAAGGGTTGCAAAACGCCAAATATACTTATATATACCTGAATAATAAAAGGCTAAAACCATTACAATAGGAAACAAAATTAAGGGAGAAAAATATTTACTCATTTCCGCAAAATCAAGTTGGAATCTTATAAACATAGCTATTATGTAAGAAGCAAAAAATAAAAGATAATCAATGATCATTAATTTGAAAGACCTCTTAGAAAGAGATTTCATTTTTTGTCTCCTGCAAACATTTAACAACAACTTTGTATACATGTTCTTGTTGTTCAAAGGTTATATTACTGAAAAAAGGTATAGCAAAGGTTAAACAAGATGTTAATTCCGCTTTTGGGAAATCTCCCTCAGAATAACCAAAAAATTTTTGATAAAAAGGTTGAAGATGAACAGGATGGAAATAATTTTTAGATTGAACTCCTCTTTCATTTAATTTTTTAAGAAATGTAAATAAAAAATTTCTTAATCTTTCTATGATATTTTTCCATTCTTCACGATTTTTTTCACCTATTATTTTTATAGGTAACTCATAATTTACTACCCAGTTAGGAATACTAACAAATTCTTTTATCCAATCTAAATTTAGGCGTAAGACAAAAACGAACCAACTTTGTGAAGTTGTCTCTTTGGGAATGTATGGCAATACAACACTTTTTTCTTTCTTAAATAATTCAAAGTAATTATAAGCTTTTTCAGATCTTTTTTTACTAATCTCGCTTATTCTTGTCATCTGAGCATAACCTAAAGCCGCAGACATTTCATCCATGCGATAATTATAACCCAATCTTTCGCTTATTAGCCATTCTCCGCTTTTGCCTCTGCCTTG
Proteins encoded in this region:
- a CDS encoding nucleoside-diphosphate sugar epimerase/dehydratase — its product is MKSLSKRSFKLMIIDYLLFFASYIIAMFIRFQLDFAEMSKYFSPLILFPIVMVLAFYYSGIYKYIWRFATLNELKPLFQSTLIGFLINIFMFEVLRRYVTNFFVLPFSVAATASIVGLVLVSASRVYWFSKNYRKNTKHLQSSKNILIIGAGDAGTELLEEYERHPEEGFVVGFLDDDIEKIGRNIRGYPVLGKTNEVMEFVEDYNIKEVVIAIPSASSDQIKTIINHIDTTKVRIKTLPGILEILDNKLSLGFLRDVDISDLLGRKEVKVNLDEIKNYVKGKKILVTGAGGSIGSEICRQVLPMNPEILFLLGKGENSIFQIKNELEDKFPNAKIEEIIADVSDENRMRHLFSKHKFDVVFHAAAHKHVPLMQKNPTEALKVNTLGTYYTAKLAGEFGVERFVFISTDKAIKPTSVMGASKRLGEMVIKSLSESFKTKYGIVRFGNVLGSRGSVIPIFKEQIKKGGPVTVTHPKMKRYFMTIPEAVSLVLQCGEFARKSEIFVLDMGEPVNIDQLARDLIRLSGYIPNQDIKIVYTGIRPGEKLYEELFLQDENFERTKNDRIYIAKTTNNFFNKNNLKAFIDKVNKIITEEDLISLEKFFKDYIEDSKVDLTTINYIDE
- a CDS encoding glucose-1-phosphate thymidylyltransferase; this translates as MKALILCAGKGTRLRPLTFTNAKPLIPIANKPTIMYSLEKIKEAGIIDIGLVVSPENIEDFQKVLGDGSKFDLKITYIIQEHPQGLAHAVKVSQSFIDSDNFVMYLGDNLINFDLKKFIEKFKQGSFESYILLTPIDNPSNFGIAVIEDSKVVKVIEKPKDAPSNLAIIGVYIFTPKIFEAIDNISPSWRGELEITDAIQWLIENSKNVGAYIIDGWWKDTGKPEDLIEANRTILGELRDISIEGDVRQDSLVQGKVKIGKNTKIINSVVRGPAIIGENTTINNAYIGPYTSIGDGVYITSSEIENSIILNDANIANISLRIDSSIIGENATLISAERKPYSIKLIVGDYSNIQIPK